From a single Botrytis cinerea B05.10 chromosome 16, complete sequence genomic region:
- the Bcfar11 gene encoding Bcfar11 produces MSLWTKPAVPDAPPPKDVADVADTGFADVGLPAPTPVSQASTSASTARPQLARNQPQPPPPHQPPPPPSSQQMVGNPNDSLSLMQLKRLVTEFPKVDPTSYTFVYSDTATFEEEVDEWFSYNEAEFKRLHRAKDTFQRRWKKFSAKIWTEVDREEQLQFVNSEVQGLHASDLRRRCKSLQTLLHITLGNWDENAGKKEELESIQSGEKKGRTKATPSHVESMKRSISLLAESGGIEMIYEVMKTAFKHLWDDEFRETKITEDDIPFVQDELDNVMTIFYLTIEGVRCHTESLDLARKTLLGLEPNIVHYLLSITGKLRWDEANELPQTRIFLLFWKSILFVFGGTKEIDKVKRATDELANSGGEKIITASPLDYHIFRQEITSKYPAYIPPEPLIPLEPDNNSILPPLPNRPSRASTTGVMNPPTNVNSSGASILHQPVHIATPAPSPPPSPPVGGKAGKKQNYQTNQNFPFMYPPLDSTSNSAGGKGTAGLQDLLVGRKWEGSDIPKSILEAGELFAGRMRMTRAMRQLWDERERFLRFERGWDDRDDEDIEELDLEHILADGLKSEKSKSPKVEVDYGPRQDISDEVKRKLDLVESFYQYSIPHLQSLVIVLIKAMLANVTNLMNQSINAQPQSSVPISARANGARGPGQAQDPASIPLPNPIDLADLTVEEIEAMRFREITSKAVSGILLIVLKWLKVSHILKFEYFTQLLLDSNYLPLILKMFAHQEIDRIVDSRIDREDLSFFAFCNGNSKWALTTEEDSEDDAAPPPIKLQRDSTVINNDDQLPALSFQEGQHAARRDTEVEELGFPTTEINSEPITEFSWRNFFSSINFLRIMQKICKNKAHRNLLLVQYKSSNILKKSFKIPQPELRLYTLKLFKNQVPYCGRKWRQGNMRVITAVYLHCRPELRDDWLAGSDVDAEVEEALPLEQALRALTHWFNLRRYPERMGADTKLLQEEHDFFTRELDGMEIGMEEMGMGNGEESMDGSMWGDGSSGWQ; encoded by the exons CATCATATACTTTCGTCTACAGCGATACAGCGacatttgaagaagaggtgGACGAGTGGTTTTCGTACAACGAGGCagaattcaaaagattacaCAGAGCAAAGGATACTTTCcagagaagatggaagaaatttTCTGCTAAAATTTGGACAGAGGTCGATCGGGAGGAACAACTGCAATTCGTCAACAGTGAAGTTCAGGGTTTGCATGCTAGCGATTTACGTAGGAGATGTAAAAGCTTACAAACTTTACTACACATTACACTAGGCAACTGGGATGAAAATGCtggaaagaaggaggaaTTGGAGTCCATTCAATCGGgcgaaaagaaaggaagaacgAAGGCGACGCCTTCGCACGTCGAAAGTATGAAGAGAAGCATATCACTTCTTGCAGAGAGTGGTGGAATTGAGATGATCTACGAAGTCATGAAAACCGCTTTCAAACATTTATG GGATGACGAATTTCGAGAGACAAAAATAACGGAAGATGATATACCATTTGTACAGGATGAGCTCGATAATGTTATGACTATATTTTACTTAACGATAGAAGGCGTTCGTTGTCACACAGAATCTCTCGATCTTGCGCGGAAGACTCTTC TGGGCCTGGAGCCAAACATTGTTCATTATTTGTTGTCGATTACTGGAAAGTTACGATGGGATGAGGCGAACGAGTTACCCCAAACACGA ATCTTTCTTCTGTTTTGGAAATCCATATTATTCGTATTTGGGGGTACTAAGGAAATCGATAAAGTCAAAAGGGCAACCGATGAACTGGCCAATTCAGGGGGCGAGAAGATAATAACTGCCTCTCCTCTTGACTATCACATCTTCCGGCAAGAAATCACTTCAAAGTACCCCGCGTACATTCCCCCAGAACCTTTAATACCCCTAGAGCCCGATAATAATTCCATATTGCCACCATTGCCGAATAGACCAAGCCGAGCTAGTACAACCGGTGTTATGAACCCTCCAACGAATGTCAATAGTAGTGGagcttcaattcttcatcagCCAGTTCATATAGCTACACCtgctccatctccacctccgTCCCCACCAGTTGGAGGAAAGGCAGGTAAGAAACAAAAttatcaaacaaatcaaaacttCCCATTTATGTACCCACCTCTTGATAGCACTAGCAATAGTGCCGGTGGAAAAGGCACTGCAGGACTACAGGATTTGCTTGTGGGTCGTAAATGGGAAGGGAGTGATATTCCCAAGTCAATATTGGAGGCCGGTGAACTATTTGCTGGTAGAATGCGAATGACTAGAGCTATGCGTCAATTGTGGGATGAGAGAGAACGGTTTCTAAGATTTGAACGAGGATGGGATGAcagagatgatgaggatataGAAGAACTTGATCTCGAACACATATTGGCTGACGGACTCAAGTCTGAGAAGTCAAAGTCGCCGAAAGTAGAAGTTGATTATGGACCACGACAAGACATCAGTGATgaggtgaagaggaagttgGATTTGGTAGAGTCTTTCTAC CAATATTCCATTCCGCATTTACAATCACTTGTTATAGTTCTTATCAAGGCTATGTTGGCGAACGTTACGAATTTGATGAATCAGTCAATAAATGCCCAACCACAAAGCAGCGTCCCTATAAGTGCACGAGCCAATGGCGCCCGAGGGCCAGGCCAAGCTCAAGATCCCGCAAGCATACCTCTACCAAATCCAATCGATCTTGCAGATCTCACAGTAGAAGAAATCGAGGCAATGAGGTTCAGAGAGATTACCTCAAAGGCAGTATCCGGTATTCTTCTCATTGTCCTGAAATGGCTCAAAGTTTCCC ACATCCTCAAATTCGAATACTTTACGCAGCTTCTGCTAGATTCTAATTACCTACCTTTGATTCTTAAAATGTTCGCCCATcaagagatagatagaattGTGGACAGTAGGATAGACCGCGAAGACTTGAG CTTCTTCGCATTCTGTAACGGCAACAGCAAATGGGCTTTGACCACTGAAGAAGACAGTGAGGATGATGCTGCTCCACCTCCAATAAAACTACAAAGAGACAGTACCGTGATCAATAATGACGATCAACTTCCAGCTCTGTCTTTTCAAGAAGGTCAGCATGCAGCTCGACGAGATACAGAAGTCGAAGAACTTGGCTTTCCAACAACCGAAATCAATTCGGAACCCATTACCGAATTCTCCTGGCGCAACTTCTTTTCATCCATTAATTTCCTTCGCATCATGCAAAAGATTTGTAAGAACAAAGCTCACCGGAACCTACTTCTGGTTCAGTACAAATCATCCAACATTCTCAAGAAGTCCTTCAAAATTCCTCAACCCGAACTTCGTCTATACACTCTGAAATTGTTTAAAAACCAAGTTCCATACTGTGGCCGCAAGTGGAGGCAGGGAAATATGAGAGTTATAACGGCGGTGTACCTACATTGCAGGCCTGAATTGAGAGATGATTGGCTGGCAGGTAGTGATGTAGATGCTGAAGTCGAGGAAGCATTGCCACTGGAACAAGCATTAAGAGCGCTGACGCATTGGTTCAATCTGAGAAGATATCCAGAAAGAATGGGTGCAGACACGAAGTTATTGCAAGAAGAACACGACTTTTTCACAAGAGAGTTGGACGGGATGGAGATTGGTATGGAGgaaatggggatgggaaatggagaagagagtaTGGATGGTAGTATGTGGGGAGATGGAAGTAGCGGTTGGCAGTGA